A region of Subtercola boreus DNA encodes the following proteins:
- a CDS encoding LysR family transcriptional regulator, with translation MSQNVTLQLLRYFDALSRELNYRRAAETLYISQPALSAAIRQLEQLIGARLFDRDTRSVTLTGFGTEWLPSVRSALRGVDAALDAASTLVDRGHVRIGYLIGTGADLLFQLIEGLEAELPGITVETIEHNFSDPTAGLAAGTSDVALIRPPVDVLGLEMAVVAEETWVACLPRTHRLAERTELRIAELLDEPIVVAPSSAGIWRDYWMALDARQGRPAVIAAEAATYEAETMLVSTGIGVSFTTSSMVRLYVRPGIRFVPIVDRPISYTALAWNPERLSASARKLVQHMLDRVPPRPDAGQ, from the coding sequence ATGAGCCAGAACGTCACCCTGCAACTCCTGCGGTATTTCGACGCCCTCAGCAGGGAACTGAACTACCGCCGGGCCGCTGAGACGCTCTACATCTCGCAGCCCGCACTCTCGGCGGCCATCCGCCAGCTCGAACAGCTCATCGGGGCGCGGCTGTTCGACCGGGACACCCGCTCCGTCACCCTCACAGGGTTCGGCACGGAGTGGCTGCCCTCCGTGCGCTCCGCCCTTCGCGGAGTGGATGCGGCACTCGATGCGGCCTCGACCCTCGTCGATCGCGGACATGTGCGGATCGGCTACCTCATCGGCACGGGAGCCGACCTGCTCTTCCAGCTCATCGAGGGCCTGGAGGCGGAACTCCCGGGCATCACCGTCGAGACCATCGAGCACAACTTCTCCGATCCGACCGCGGGACTGGCGGCCGGCACCTCGGATGTGGCCCTGATCCGCCCTCCCGTCGACGTGCTCGGGCTCGAGATGGCCGTCGTCGCCGAGGAGACCTGGGTCGCCTGCCTGCCGCGCACTCACCGACTGGCGGAGCGGACCGAACTCCGCATCGCCGAACTGCTCGACGAACCGATCGTCGTCGCGCCGTCGTCCGCCGGAATCTGGCGGGACTACTGGATGGCTCTGGATGCCCGGCAGGGCCGACCCGCTGTGATCGCCGCCGAGGCGGCGACCTACGAGGCCGAGACGATGTTGGTCTCCACCGGGATCGGGGTGAGCTTCACGACGTCGTCGATGGTGCGGCTGTACGTGCGGCCGGGCATCCGCTTCGTGCCGATCGTCGACCGGCCGATCAGTTATACAGCCCTGGCCTGGAACCCGGAGCGATTGTCGGCGTCGGCCCGAAAGCTGGTGCAGCACATGCTCGACCGCGTGCCTCCGCGCCCTGATGCCGGACAGTGA
- a CDS encoding FGGY-family carbohydrate kinase encodes MLVYAVDVGTTNVKVVLYDEVLTRLAVASAEAQYSRSGNRVEFDPAGLFELVLGLIAECAGAVHGTVGQDAVISLTGQAESLVLNDSAGSPVRPAMSWLDDRATAEAAELGAHFGDDEAFAITGEPFPSATWPAAKLRWLRRHEPETLAATHEVLMVKDDLVRRFTGTAAGELTTRGFTYFWNVPAGEYWDDMLAFCGVPDDSLPQVVPAGTDLGPVASAVERRLPPARSYRLNAGALDHFAAMVGTGSYAPGVVSESAGTVLSLSMLDTEWSFDTATKVSFHPSLDARGTLLFSGADSGGVALEWYRREGLDGMTFADLEKSLSARTVATAEAPIFLPYLTGINPPDFHPSARGAFLGLELGHDRIDLAYAVEEGIAHLLRRNVDYLGGSVREIVSTGGGADSPFWSQLKADVCNVGVLVPDEREATCRGAAVLALVAAGELASLSDAAALSQPAVSRFRPSPSPEREARYRLFDDYLHRLYPSASETENR; translated from the coding sequence GTGCTGGTCTATGCGGTGGATGTCGGCACGACCAACGTGAAGGTCGTGCTCTACGACGAAGTTCTCACGAGGTTGGCCGTCGCCTCCGCAGAGGCCCAGTACTCCCGTTCCGGCAACCGGGTCGAGTTCGATCCGGCCGGGCTCTTCGAGCTCGTGCTCGGCCTGATCGCCGAGTGTGCGGGCGCGGTGCACGGCACGGTGGGCCAGGATGCGGTCATCTCGCTCACCGGGCAGGCCGAGTCGCTCGTGCTGAACGATTCCGCCGGCTCGCCCGTGCGCCCGGCGATGTCGTGGCTCGACGACCGGGCCACCGCCGAAGCCGCGGAGCTCGGCGCGCACTTCGGCGACGACGAGGCCTTCGCCATCACCGGGGAGCCGTTCCCTTCAGCCACCTGGCCGGCGGCGAAACTGCGCTGGCTCCGCCGGCACGAACCCGAGACACTTGCGGCCACACACGAGGTGCTGATGGTCAAGGACGACCTGGTCAGACGCTTCACGGGCACCGCGGCCGGGGAGCTCACCACGCGCGGCTTCACCTACTTCTGGAACGTGCCGGCCGGTGAGTACTGGGATGACATGCTCGCCTTCTGCGGAGTGCCCGACGATTCCCTGCCGCAGGTCGTGCCGGCGGGCACCGATCTCGGCCCCGTCGCATCCGCTGTCGAAAGGCGCCTCCCGCCCGCCCGGAGCTACCGGCTGAATGCCGGTGCACTCGACCACTTCGCGGCCATGGTCGGCACGGGCTCGTACGCTCCGGGAGTCGTGAGCGAGTCGGCCGGCACCGTGCTGTCGCTGTCGATGCTCGACACCGAATGGTCTTTCGACACGGCGACGAAGGTCTCGTTCCATCCGTCGCTGGATGCCCGGGGAACGCTCCTCTTCAGCGGAGCGGACAGCGGGGGAGTCGCGCTGGAGTGGTACCGCCGCGAGGGATTGGACGGGATGACGTTCGCCGACCTCGAGAAGAGTCTCAGCGCGCGCACCGTCGCCACGGCAGAGGCCCCGATCTTCCTGCCCTATCTGACCGGCATCAACCCACCCGACTTCCACCCGAGTGCGCGAGGCGCCTTCCTCGGCCTCGAACTCGGCCACGACCGCATCGACCTGGCCTACGCCGTCGAAGAGGGAATCGCGCATCTCCTCCGCCGGAACGTCGACTATCTGGGGGGAAGCGTGCGCGAGATCGTCTCCACCGGCGGCGGAGCGGACTCGCCCTTCTGGAGCCAGCTGAAGGCAGACGTCTGCAACGTCGGTGTGCTCGTGCCCGACGAGCGGGAGGCCACCTGCCGGGGGGCGGCGGTGCTGGCGCTGGTGGCCGCCGGCGAACTCGCCAGCCTCAGCGACGCGGCTGCCCTCAGCCAGCCCGCGGTCTCGCGGTTCCGGCCATCCCCCTCACCCGAGCGCGAAGCGCGCTACCGCCTCTTCGACGACTACCTTCACCGCCTCTACCCGAGCGCTTCCGAAACGGAGAACCGATGA
- a CDS encoding SDR family oxidoreductase: MQTTLTGKTAVITGGARGIGLTVARALAADGADIALFDLLDTVEETAQQIADEFGVRAMGQKLDVTDQAATAAAFAAVTARLSVPQVLLTAAGIEINGDSVDVTAAQWRKVIDVNLTGTFFSAQAFGHGLLEAGLPGSAILISSMSGLIVNVPQWAASYNSSKAAVAHLGKSLAVEWASANIRVNSMAPGYVLTDLTRQIIEKEPSLHDEWVALIPQRRMATPDDLTGLVSFLASDVSSYITGQQIVIDGGYTAI; encoded by the coding sequence ATGCAGACCACACTCACCGGCAAGACGGCCGTCATCACTGGAGGTGCTCGCGGGATCGGACTCACCGTGGCGCGCGCCCTCGCCGCCGATGGCGCCGACATCGCACTGTTCGACCTGCTCGACACCGTCGAGGAGACCGCCCAGCAGATCGCAGACGAATTCGGCGTGCGGGCCATGGGCCAGAAGCTCGACGTCACCGACCAGGCGGCGACGGCTGCCGCCTTCGCTGCGGTCACCGCGCGTCTCAGCGTTCCCCAGGTGCTTCTCACGGCCGCGGGCATCGAGATCAACGGCGACTCCGTCGACGTCACCGCCGCCCAGTGGCGGAAGGTGATCGACGTCAACCTGACGGGCACCTTCTTCTCTGCGCAGGCCTTCGGCCACGGACTGTTGGAGGCGGGACTGCCCGGAAGCGCCATCCTCATCTCGTCGATGTCGGGGCTCATCGTGAACGTTCCCCAGTGGGCGGCCTCGTACAACTCCTCCAAGGCGGCTGTGGCCCATCTCGGGAAGTCGCTGGCCGTCGAATGGGCCTCGGCGAACATCCGGGTCAACTCGATGGCGCCCGGCTATGTGCTCACCGACCTGACCCGACAGATCATCGAGAAGGAACCGTCGCTCCACGACGAGTGGGTCGCACTCATCCCGCAGCGCCGCATGGCCACGCCCGACGATCTCACCGGACTGGTGAGCTTCCTCGCGTCCGACGTCTCGAGCTACATCACCGGCCAGCAGATCGTCATCGACGGCGGCTACACGGCGATCTGA
- a CDS encoding YjbQ family protein, with amino-acid sequence MVTHRRTITLETPARQEFFDVTPQLLEFIASSGLTDGIAIVYSPHTSCCVLIQEESEDTTYYGTQLVLQDTLNVLAKIAPPTRHEGQYLHPGPIHIRNAAELRGELPEWGLNTDGHILSSILGRSEVVPIADGAAVLGEFGRVYFGDLDAVRARTRSVHVQLIGG; translated from the coding sequence ATGGTCACCCACCGCCGCACGATCACCCTCGAGACACCGGCCCGCCAGGAGTTCTTCGACGTCACCCCGCAGCTGCTGGAGTTCATCGCCTCGTCAGGTCTGACCGACGGCATCGCGATCGTCTACTCCCCGCACACCAGCTGCTGCGTGCTCATCCAGGAGGAATCCGAGGACACGACCTACTACGGCACCCAGCTGGTGCTGCAGGACACCCTGAACGTGCTCGCGAAGATCGCTCCGCCGACCCGGCACGAGGGCCAGTACCTGCACCCGGGCCCGATCCACATCCGGAACGCCGCCGAACTCCGCGGCGAGCTGCCCGAGTGGGGGCTGAACACCGACGGTCACATCCTGTCGTCGATCCTCGGGCGTTCGGAAGTCGTTCCCATCGCCGACGGCGCGGCCGTTCTCGGAGAGTTCGGCCGGGTCTACTTCGGCGATCTCGACGCGGTGCGGGCCCGCACGCGCTCGGTGCACGTCCAGCTCATCGGGGGTTGA
- a CDS encoding amidase: MLPPRTTSLRTFSRAAAVTAICAGFAVTSSVLAPAVFAAPTAVSPAVAAPDVVDLGVTDILALLASGETTSVALTQEYLDRIAAYDTPYGTQPGLAAIIRENPEALATAATLDAERAAGKLRGPLHGVPILVKDNYATFDMPTTAGSVSLRTYQTKLDSTAVARLRDAGAIILAKTNMSEFAWHGTFTLSSERGRTNNAYNQANSASGSSGGTGAAVAASFGPAGLGTDTCGSIVGPSAHESLVGYRPTMGLTSVAGVVPLSAPQDVSGPMTKTVTDAALLMQVLAGYDPADPRTVIANEQNPATFVSGLSDTALEGKRIGYVQYDYTADEQARPGFAEQIALFDKAVADLKAQGAEIVPVPDFNHAFVSGTLKSAGYTDMRSSIASFFATTEATWPEGLAALAEPKDKLTFEDIIADGKSSLTQGDIDFFLAGADIPNPTYDAAIAEQEAGKKAMDEYFVDHDLDALAMPTSAGSATPDWSGTTFCDVGANTGVPSVSLPAGFTSTGESAGLELVAQRSHDAELLSMSYDYEQATLHRLAPSTTPELVHAIPATPTPTPTPTETAAPTAVPSPSSTAVAGGSNPTLAATGMDGAAASGLAGLVLLIGGAVTLGLTRRRRNLRSN, translated from the coding sequence GTGTTGCCCCCTCGAACCACCTCTCTGCGCACCTTCTCCCGCGCCGCTGCCGTGACCGCCATCTGCGCCGGTTTCGCTGTCACCTCCTCCGTCCTCGCCCCTGCCGTTTTCGCCGCGCCGACCGCCGTCTCCCCAGCGGTCGCCGCCCCCGATGTCGTCGACCTCGGCGTCACCGACATCCTCGCGCTGCTGGCGTCGGGCGAGACGACCTCCGTCGCGCTGACGCAGGAGTACCTCGACCGCATCGCGGCATACGACACCCCGTACGGCACGCAGCCCGGCCTCGCGGCGATCATCCGCGAGAACCCTGAGGCCCTCGCAACCGCGGCGACGCTCGATGCCGAACGTGCGGCCGGCAAGCTCCGCGGCCCGCTGCACGGCGTGCCCATCCTCGTCAAAGACAACTACGCCACCTTCGACATGCCGACGACCGCCGGCAGCGTCTCGCTCCGCACCTACCAGACGAAACTCGACTCGACCGCCGTCGCTCGGCTGCGTGACGCGGGCGCGATCATCCTGGCAAAGACCAACATGTCGGAATTCGCCTGGCACGGCACCTTCACGCTCAGCTCGGAGCGGGGTCGCACGAACAACGCCTACAACCAGGCCAACAGCGCCAGTGGGTCGAGCGGCGGAACCGGCGCAGCCGTCGCAGCGAGCTTCGGCCCCGCAGGTCTCGGCACCGACACCTGCGGCTCGATCGTCGGCCCGAGCGCCCATGAGAGCCTCGTCGGCTACCGCCCCACGATGGGCCTTACGAGTGTCGCCGGGGTCGTGCCGCTGAGCGCGCCGCAGGACGTCTCCGGCCCGATGACCAAGACGGTCACGGATGCGGCCCTGCTGATGCAGGTGCTCGCCGGCTACGACCCGGCCGACCCGAGAACCGTCATCGCGAACGAGCAGAACCCCGCCACGTTCGTCTCCGGCCTCAGTGACACCGCGCTGGAGGGCAAGCGCATCGGCTACGTGCAGTACGACTACACCGCCGACGAGCAGGCCCGCCCCGGGTTCGCCGAGCAGATCGCGCTCTTCGACAAGGCCGTCGCCGACCTGAAGGCCCAGGGCGCCGAAATCGTTCCCGTGCCCGACTTCAACCACGCCTTCGTCTCGGGCACGCTGAAGAGCGCCGGCTACACCGACATGCGCTCCAGCATCGCCTCGTTCTTCGCCACGACCGAAGCGACCTGGCCCGAGGGCCTCGCGGCGCTGGCCGAGCCGAAGGACAAGCTCACCTTCGAAGACATCATCGCCGACGGGAAGTCGTCCCTCACGCAGGGCGACATCGACTTCTTCCTGGCCGGTGCCGACATCCCGAACCCCACCTACGACGCGGCGATCGCCGAGCAGGAGGCGGGCAAGAAGGCGATGGACGAGTACTTCGTCGACCACGACCTCGACGCCCTGGCCATGCCCACCAGCGCAGGCTCCGCAACGCCTGACTGGTCGGGCACGACCTTCTGCGACGTGGGCGCGAACACCGGCGTGCCGTCGGTCTCGCTGCCGGCCGGATTCACGTCGACCGGCGAATCCGCGGGGCTCGAGCTCGTGGCCCAGCGCAGTCATGACGCCGAACTGCTGTCGATGTCGTACGACTACGAGCAGGCCACCCTGCACCGCCTCGCGCCGTCGACGACGCCGGAGCTGGTGCACGCGATCCCGGCGACGCCCACGCCCACGCCCACGCCGACTGAGACCGCCGCCCCGACCGCCGTGCCGTCGCCGTCTTCAACGGCCGTCGCCGGGGGCTCGAACCCCACGCTGGCCGCGACAGGAATGGATGGCGCCGCCGCGAGCGGCCTCGCCGGCCTGGTGCTGCTCATCGGAGGCGCCGTGACCCTCGGCCTCACCCGCCGGAGGCGCAACCTGCGTTCGAACTGA
- a CDS encoding triose-phosphate isomerase: MSAVLAGPFFEIGPKNLLRRVQIEALARAAGLAGADFGVTVVITVPTALIAPIADLRTGVLVYAQELGADLPGDSFGTVTAEALVDAGADGVMLNHDRHPLDDAGLRQAVSRTEGTGLGSIVCAGSEADALRFAGLAPDAILFEPPELIGTAGAAGVAPRDWIPRSNHAVRQGASGVLMMHAGGVTSPAVVRSIMAAGADGSGSTSGILGSADPRAAARLYIEAARAGWNDAHDTPSHPTH; encoded by the coding sequence ATGAGCGCCGTGCTGGCCGGGCCCTTCTTCGAGATCGGGCCGAAGAACCTGCTGCGGCGGGTGCAGATCGAGGCGCTGGCGCGAGCCGCGGGCCTGGCGGGTGCAGACTTCGGTGTGACCGTCGTGATCACCGTTCCCACGGCGCTCATCGCCCCCATCGCCGACCTCCGCACCGGCGTGCTCGTCTACGCGCAGGAGCTCGGAGCAGACCTCCCCGGGGACTCGTTCGGCACCGTGACGGCCGAGGCCCTCGTCGACGCCGGTGCCGACGGAGTCATGCTGAACCACGACAGGCACCCGCTCGACGACGCCGGCCTCCGGCAGGCCGTCAGCCGAACAGAGGGCACAGGCCTCGGCAGCATCGTCTGCGCCGGGTCGGAGGCCGACGCGCTGCGGTTCGCAGGGCTGGCGCCGGACGCCATCCTGTTCGAGCCGCCGGAGCTGATCGGCACGGCCGGAGCGGCTGGGGTGGCCCCGCGCGACTGGATCCCCCGCTCGAACCACGCCGTCAGGCAGGGCGCCTCCGGCGTGCTCATGATGCACGCCGGAGGCGTCACCTCACCCGCGGTCGTGCGTTCGATCATGGCCGCCGGCGCCGACGGCTCGGGATCGACCAGCGGCATCCTCGGTTCCGCCGATCCCCGGGCCGCCGCGCGGCTCTACATCGAAGCCGCGCGTGCCGGCTGGAACGACGCCCACGACACCCCTTCGCACCCCACCCATTAA
- a CDS encoding sugar phosphate isomerase/epimerase family protein yields the protein MITLACSSPMVPGSTLTEKAELLGRWGYGGIAVFQPLQDWTEDVRAELVALEGRTGVRPVEFVLVDEIYGRAMSADPDLRARCRAMYREAAGVCAELGAVTEIEYEYGPQDPLPLFEPFQQLDDEQRAGFISFYRELLDIVQGTAGRVLLEPLNRYESRYLNLAADNLAIIDAVAHPNAGLLPDTFHMSIEEADIAETLRRAGFRIAHVHLGDNNRLLPGHGRLDWPGIFGALAEVGYDGWVNLECSTEGDPALTLPASAAFLRTLIDA from the coding sequence ATGATTACGCTGGCCTGCTCCTCACCCATGGTGCCGGGCTCGACCCTCACCGAGAAGGCCGAACTGCTGGGCCGCTGGGGCTACGGCGGGATCGCCGTCTTCCAGCCGCTGCAGGACTGGACCGAGGATGTTCGTGCCGAACTGGTCGCGCTCGAGGGCAGAACCGGTGTGCGCCCGGTCGAGTTCGTGCTGGTCGACGAGATCTACGGCAGAGCGATGTCGGCCGATCCTGACCTCCGGGCGCGCTGCCGCGCGATGTACCGCGAGGCGGCCGGAGTGTGCGCCGAGCTCGGTGCCGTCACGGAGATCGAGTACGAATACGGGCCGCAGGATCCGCTGCCGCTGTTCGAGCCGTTCCAGCAGCTCGACGACGAACAGAGGGCCGGGTTCATCTCCTTCTACCGGGAGTTACTCGACATCGTGCAGGGAACCGCGGGCCGGGTGCTGCTCGAGCCCTTGAACCGGTACGAGAGCCGGTACCTGAACCTCGCGGCAGACAACCTCGCGATCATCGATGCGGTCGCCCACCCGAACGCGGGCCTCCTGCCCGACACCTTCCACATGTCGATCGAGGAGGCGGACATCGCCGAAACGCTGCGCCGTGCCGGATTCAGGATCGCCCACGTGCATCTCGGCGACAACAACCGCCTGCTGCCCGGGCACGGCCGACTGGACTGGCCGGGCATCTTCGGGGCGCTGGCAGAGGTCGGCTACGACGGCTGGGTCAACCTCGAGTGCTCGACCGAAGGCGATCCCGCCCTCACCCTGCCGGCGAGCGCCGCCTTCCTCCGAACGCTGATCGACGCATGA
- a CDS encoding siderophore-interacting protein, with translation MARYPRLMPTDPQLFSAVISRSERLSPSFQRVTITGDTLSAFEWTGFDHWFRLFLPPVAGSPLHLPAVTGRGWYKHYLAIPEETRPHCSNYTVADFRTVDGRTELDIDVVIHRDAAGEVTGGVAIWATTAAVGSPVALLDQGPMFDPPADLRGVHLVSDESGLPALRGILRDLDPGVTGTAIIEVPSSADVETLRAPAGVEVTWVVRGGAAGHPSPGSSAETSAGAEDAAAAPSALRSVPAGAGPARHHARADRAAGHPSPGHGALEALRAKITPHPHDYAFIVGESTLATEGRRALHRAGLPKSRITFSGFWKHAPAAH, from the coding sequence ATGGCCCGCTATCCCCGACTCATGCCGACCGACCCCCAGCTGTTCAGCGCGGTGATCTCCCGCTCCGAACGGCTCTCGCCGTCGTTCCAGCGCGTGACGATCACGGGCGATACGCTCTCGGCATTCGAATGGACCGGTTTCGACCACTGGTTCCGACTGTTCCTGCCCCCGGTCGCAGGTTCACCGCTGCACCTGCCCGCTGTGACCGGGCGCGGCTGGTACAAGCACTACCTGGCTATTCCCGAGGAGACCCGGCCGCACTGCAGCAACTACACCGTGGCCGACTTCCGCACGGTCGACGGGCGCACCGAGCTCGACATCGACGTCGTGATCCACCGGGATGCCGCTGGCGAGGTCACGGGCGGCGTGGCCATCTGGGCGACCACCGCCGCGGTCGGCTCGCCGGTGGCGCTCCTCGACCAGGGGCCGATGTTCGACCCGCCGGCCGACCTGCGCGGCGTGCACCTCGTCTCCGACGAGAGCGGTCTGCCGGCGCTCCGCGGCATTCTGCGGGACCTCGACCCGGGCGTCACCGGCACGGCCATCATCGAGGTGCCGTCCTCTGCCGATGTCGAGACGCTCCGGGCGCCCGCGGGGGTCGAGGTCACGTGGGTGGTGCGCGGCGGTGCCGCCGGGCATCCATCACCCGGGTCGTCGGCCGAGACGAGTGCCGGGGCGGAGGATGCCGCGGCCGCGCCGTCAGCGCTCCGCAGCGTTCCGGCCGGTGCCGGTCCCGCCCGGCACCACGCTCGTGCGGACCGGGCGGCCGGGCATCCATCACCCGGACACGGCGCGCTCGAGGCGTTGCGCGCGAAGATCACGCCGCATCCGCACGACTATGCGTTCATCGTGGGCGAGTCGACGCTCGCCACCGAGGGTCGCCGCGCCCTGCACCGGGCCGGCCTGCCGAAGTCGCGCATCACGTTCTCGGGCTTCTGGAAGCACGCCCCCGCCGCCCACTGA
- a CDS encoding alpha/beta hydrolase fold domain-containing protein, with the protein MVTVPSSFIPPALRAMRANRIFVTAEAARRRVRERELRPASYGPPGRLREDVRVDVWRTDLSWPVYTISPLTGAPDGCVVYVHGGGWVNEIVSQHWQLAAQIAAESGTTVILPIYPLVPFGDAAEAAAGVVDLVRRSREQFGTTCLAGDSAGGQIALSAALALRDDHGITVPRTVLISPALDLSWSNPRIPVVQPTDPWLATPGGKVLAELWRGDRDLLDPVVSPLFGDLAGLGPLTLYTGTRDVLNPDAHLLVEKAAAAGVALDFREGTGEVHVYPLLPTRTGRTARAEIVRTLHTALEQ; encoded by the coding sequence ATGGTGACCGTTCCGAGTTCTTTCATCCCCCCGGCGCTCCGCGCGATGCGGGCGAACCGCATCTTCGTGACTGCGGAGGCCGCCAGGCGGCGGGTGCGGGAGCGCGAACTCCGGCCAGCCTCCTACGGGCCGCCCGGCCGCCTGCGCGAGGATGTGCGGGTCGACGTCTGGCGCACCGATCTGTCGTGGCCGGTGTACACGATCAGCCCGCTGACCGGTGCGCCGGACGGCTGCGTGGTCTACGTGCACGGCGGCGGTTGGGTGAACGAGATCGTCAGCCAGCACTGGCAGCTCGCGGCACAGATCGCGGCCGAGTCGGGCACCACGGTCATCCTGCCGATCTATCCGCTGGTGCCGTTCGGTGACGCAGCCGAAGCGGCCGCCGGGGTCGTCGACCTCGTTCGACGTTCCCGGGAGCAGTTCGGCACCACCTGCCTGGCGGGCGACTCGGCGGGCGGGCAGATCGCGCTCTCGGCCGCCCTGGCCCTCCGCGACGACCACGGAATCACCGTGCCGCGCACCGTGCTGATCTCGCCGGCCCTCGACCTCAGCTGGAGCAACCCGCGCATCCCGGTCGTGCAGCCGACCGATCCGTGGCTGGCGACGCCGGGCGGCAAGGTGCTGGCCGAGCTCTGGCGGGGTGACCGCGACCTCCTCGACCCGGTCGTCAGCCCGCTCTTCGGCGACCTGGCGGGGCTCGGCCCGCTGACGCTCTACACCGGGACCCGTGATGTGCTGAACCCGGATGCGCACCTGCTCGTCGAGAAGGCGGCTGCGGCGGGCGTCGCACTCGACTTCCGCGAGGGCACCGGCGAGGTGCACGTCTACCCGCTGCTGCCCACCCGTACCGGTCGCACCGCACGCGCCGAGATCGTGCGCACCCTCCACACCGCCCTCGAGCAGTAG
- a CDS encoding DUF808 domain-containing protein has protein sequence MSVGLLAVVDDILTAALKASAKTAGVVIDDAAVTPQYVQGLTPARELPVVWRIALGSLFNKFVIIIPLALLLSAFAPGVLPFLLLVGGTYLCFEGAEKVSEWFGAHHASDDAEPRDEKKLVFGAIRTDLILSTEIMLIALASLDPEAEIWMTLAALVVIGLGMTALVYGAVALLVKIDDIGLRLMKSGERRIRRAGARIVAAMPTVFRVISVVGTVAMLWVGGHLVIANLAETFWHAPADLVHAVTDAIEAAGPVVVWIADTALSAVFGLVLGAIVAVIVMGASRLLKRGRRVGATSGT, from the coding sequence ATGTCGGTCGGCCTCCTCGCCGTCGTCGATGACATCCTGACCGCTGCCCTGAAGGCGAGCGCGAAGACCGCCGGGGTCGTCATCGACGATGCGGCCGTCACCCCGCAGTACGTGCAGGGGCTGACGCCTGCCCGCGAGCTCCCCGTCGTCTGGCGCATCGCGCTCGGCAGCCTGTTCAACAAGTTCGTCATCATCATCCCGCTCGCGCTGCTGCTCTCCGCGTTCGCCCCCGGCGTGCTCCCGTTCCTTCTCCTCGTCGGCGGCACGTACCTGTGCTTCGAAGGCGCCGAGAAGGTCTCGGAATGGTTCGGCGCGCACCACGCCAGCGACGATGCCGAACCGCGGGACGAGAAGAAGCTGGTGTTCGGCGCCATCCGCACCGACCTCATCCTGAGCACGGAGATCATGCTCATCGCGCTGGCGAGCCTTGACCCCGAAGCGGAAATCTGGATGACGCTGGCCGCCCTGGTGGTGATCGGCCTCGGTATGACGGCGCTGGTGTACGGCGCTGTCGCCCTGCTGGTCAAGATCGACGACATCGGGCTGCGGCTCATGAAGAGCGGGGAGAGGCGGATCCGTCGAGCCGGCGCGCGGATCGTCGCGGCTATGCCCACCGTCTTCCGGGTGATCAGCGTGGTCGGAACCGTCGCCATGCTCTGGGTGGGCGGGCACCTGGTGATCGCGAACCTGGCCGAGACGTTCTGGCACGCCCCGGCCGACCTGGTGCACGCCGTCACCGATGCGATCGAGGCGGCCGGCCCCGTCGTCGTGTGGATCGCCGACACCGCGCTGTCGGCCGTGTTCGGGCTGGTGCTCGGTGCGATCGTCGCCGTGATCGTGATGGGCGCGTCGCGCCTTCTGAAGCGCGGGCGACGGGTCGGGGCGACAAGCGGCACGTGA